In Desulfomonilia bacterium, one genomic interval encodes:
- the murB gene encoding UDP-N-acetylmuramate dehydrogenase, with protein MKTGDAQAMNLTSMRCGGRIAQFITVESRDELMRLLAGINEYIILGGGFNTIFSDGLTLTPVIRLGEAFEAVDADESGMLYAGGGASIASILTLCREKGLSGMEFMAGIPGTIGGAVRMNAGTNDKGIMDVVSFVELMDATGSRRMEKAEIDYGYRHTELPSKAVITGVGLSLEVTSPDDVRARISSFMDKRRNQPRGLSSGCIFKNPEGSSAGYLIDKAGLKGCRVGGAVVSDVHANFIINEGSASTTDILKLIAIIKDEVRKQFSIELQEEVVIIA; from the coding sequence TGAAAACAGGTGATGCGCAGGCAATGAACCTTACCTCGATGCGATGCGGGGGCCGTATCGCACAGTTCATTACCGTCGAATCCCGGGATGAACTGATGAGACTATTAGCCGGAATAAATGAATATATCATATTGGGCGGAGGATTTAACACGATATTTTCCGACGGATTGACGCTTACGCCAGTAATAAGACTGGGGGAGGCATTTGAGGCGGTAGACGCGGATGAATCCGGGATGCTTTATGCAGGCGGCGGTGCGAGCATTGCCTCGATACTTACCCTGTGCAGGGAAAAGGGGCTTTCCGGCATGGAGTTCATGGCCGGCATTCCGGGGACCATAGGCGGTGCGGTCAGGATGAATGCAGGAACGAATGATAAAGGCATTATGGATGTCGTATCGTTTGTCGAACTGATGGATGCAACCGGTTCAAGAAGGATGGAAAAGGCCGAAATCGATTACGGCTACAGGCATACGGAACTGCCGTCAAAGGCGGTGATAACCGGCGTCGGGTTATCCCTTGAGGTTACATCTCCCGATGATGTCAGGGCCAGGATCTCTTCATTCATGGACAAACGCAGAAATCAGCCGAGAGGACTGTCAAGCGGGTGCATATTCAAGAATCCCGAAGGTTCTTCCGCCGGCTATCTTATAGACAAGGCGGGTCTCAAGGGGTGCCGTGTGGGCGGTGCTGTGGTCTCGGACGTGCACGCCAATTTCATAATCAACGAGGGCAGCGCCTCGACAACGGACATTCTGAAACTTATAGCGATTATCAAAGATGAGGTAAGAAAACAGTTCTCAATAGAACTTCAAGAGGAGGTTGTAATAATTGCTTAA
- a CDS encoding FtsQ-type POTRA domain-containing protein has protein sequence MLKDYRDRFRVKSSKKKVIRINAFLRVLMWSSLGLSFAILIFCAVAYISSSKIFNIKNITIRGCSYLRQEEILALLDIEKGDGIFKADLTAARNRLKEHLWIEDLTISRRLLPASIVVSVKEQVPAAAININEKWYVANAKGKIFAPLPKGYKGLIIKSIGYVPNADEMVEILTRCMAANRLLASKKLNIESIEIESCKRMTIRLKTGISITTLGDITPAKIDTALYVMQELGPGPGTMLDLSCEDKIVLHNPLREEGLKTGVSKAG, from the coding sequence TTGCTTAAGGATTACAGGGACAGGTTCAGGGTTAAGTCCTCGAAAAAAAAGGTCATAAGGATCAATGCCTTTTTGAGGGTATTAATGTGGTCCAGCCTGGGCCTGTCATTCGCCATACTGATATTCTGCGCTGTTGCGTATATTTCAAGCAGCAAGATTTTCAATATAAAGAACATTACGATAAGGGGGTGTTCATATCTGAGGCAGGAGGAGATTCTTGCACTTCTCGACATCGAAAAGGGAGACGGAATTTTCAAAGCCGATCTTACCGCCGCGAGGAACAGGCTGAAGGAACATCTATGGATCGAAGACCTCACAATTTCAAGAAGACTATTACCTGCTTCGATCGTAGTTTCAGTAAAGGAACAGGTGCCTGCCGCGGCGATAAACATAAACGAAAAATGGTATGTGGCGAACGCAAAAGGAAAAATATTTGCCCCATTGCCGAAGGGATATAAGGGTCTTATCATAAAATCAATTGGTTATGTCCCTAACGCTGATGAAATGGTTGAAATCCTTACGAGGTGCATGGCCGCAAACAGGCTCCTGGCCTCGAAAAAATTAAATATAGAAAGTATTGAAATTGAGTCTTGTAAACGGATGACAATAAGACTTAAAACAGGTATAAGTATTACAACTCTGGGAGACATAACTCCGGCCAAAATCGATACCGCTTTGTATGTCATGCAGGAACTCGGGCCGGGGCCGGGGACCATGCTTGATTTGAGCTGTGAAGACAAGATTGTTTTGCATAACCCCCTTAGGGAGGAGGGATTAAAAACAGGTGTCAGCAAAGCGGGATAG
- the ftsA gene encoding cell division protein FtsA codes for MSAKRDRIIVGLDIGTTKICCLITERRENSLEVTGFGQSESMGLRRGLVVNMEQTVEAIRRAVEDAEKMAGIRIDDVYTGIAGGHIQGISTNGVIAIKGEEITETDKKRVVEQAKDFAKPVGVEIIHVLPQEFTVDDIPGVTDPVGMAGTKLEAKVHIVTGSVSAVSNISKCAQKAGLGLHDIVLQQIASAQAVLTPDERKLGVVLMDIGGGTTDIAIFNDGAIRHTAVIPLGGDHVTNDIAVGLRTPIAEAERIKIRYGHAISSKVPQDEHIEVPSIGGDMINNIPRRHLCEIIEDRMVEFMKIAYTEMRNTGLAEDMHAGLVITGGASCLEGLAQLAEGIMHMPVRIGKPRGAKGLAELVDNPAYATVVGLCLYGTESPSFSTGFSGEGIFEKIWERMIRWFKEVF; via the coding sequence GTGTCAGCAAAGCGGGATAGGATTATAGTTGGCCTGGATATAGGCACAACAAAGATATGCTGCCTCATTACCGAGCGAAGGGAAAATTCGCTGGAAGTGACGGGCTTCGGACAGTCCGAGTCCATGGGACTGAGAAGGGGCCTTGTCGTAAACATGGAGCAAACCGTCGAGGCCATACGCAGGGCAGTGGAAGATGCGGAAAAAATGGCGGGTATCAGGATCGACGATGTATATACGGGGATTGCGGGCGGCCATATTCAGGGCATCAGCACGAACGGTGTAATCGCTATCAAGGGAGAGGAGATAACCGAAACTGACAAGAAGCGTGTGGTCGAGCAGGCAAAGGATTTTGCGAAACCTGTCGGCGTCGAGATAATACATGTGCTTCCGCAGGAATTCACCGTTGACGATATCCCGGGTGTAACCGATCCTGTCGGCATGGCAGGGACAAAGCTTGAGGCAAAGGTGCATATTGTGACCGGGTCTGTATCCGCAGTCAGCAATATCTCCAAATGTGCACAGAAGGCCGGTCTGGGCCTTCATGACATAGTGCTCCAGCAGATCGCATCCGCGCAGGCCGTTCTGACGCCCGACGAGAGAAAGCTGGGGGTGGTGCTGATGGATATAGGCGGTGGAACCACCGACATAGCCATATTCAATGACGGGGCGATCAGACATACGGCGGTTATTCCGCTCGGCGGCGATCATGTGACGAACGACATTGCAGTCGGGTTGAGGACGCCGATTGCTGAAGCGGAAAGGATCAAGATAAGATACGGTCATGCAATTTCATCAAAAGTGCCCCAGGATGAGCATATAGAAGTGCCGTCAATAGGCGGCGATATGATTAATAACATCCCAAGAAGGCATCTTTGTGAAATCATCGAGGACAGAATGGTCGAATTCATGAAGATCGCATATACCGAGATGAGAAATACGGGCCTTGCTGAAGACATGCATGCAGGGCTTGTTATCACGGGCGGAGCCAGCTGTCTTGAAGGTCTTGCACAGCTTGCCGAAGGAATTATGCATATGCCGGTCCGCATAGGAAAACCCAGGGGGGCCAAAGGCCTTGCCGAACTTGTCGACAATCCGGCTTATGCAACGGTTGTGGGGCTTTGTCTTTACGGAACCGAGAGTCCGTCGTTTTCCACAGGTTTTTCAGGTGAAGGCATTTTCGAAAAGATTTGGGAAAGAATGATCCGCTGGTTCAAAGAGGTTTTTTAA